In Zingiber officinale cultivar Zhangliang chromosome 6A, Zo_v1.1, whole genome shotgun sequence, a single genomic region encodes these proteins:
- the LOC121996713 gene encoding ADP-ribosylation factor GTPase-activating protein AGD4-like — translation MSLKKGARVDIVAELEENLHNNKSAFERCRFNLVNALSNIEAKKKFEFLESISAVMDAHMRYFKQGYELLSQMEPFIHQVLTYTQHSKEIVNVEQDKLEKRIQQFRTQSELASLRPSSNMEATTSGDGIHVSGSNSYKNIEDLMQSTANGKVQIIKQGYLLKRSSSLRADWKRRFFVLDSHGTLYYYIDKWNKQQGDDNLFHTVDLRTSTIKIDAEQIDLRFCFRIISPVKSFILQAENEVDRMEWVEKIKGVIASLLNSTLSKQGVDMDGSRLTDVSGADTQMLEGSLSTKVNDNVSKILRNIPGNDVCAECGALEPEWASLNLGILVCIECSGVHRKLGVHISKVRSLTLDVKVWEPAVMDLFCALGNAYCNSVWEELLLFQDQRIDEHDADLLPIKKPTPKDVISRKEKYIRSKYEDKSLIVRETIESDLPPITVRVWEAVKTNNVQVVYRLLVASDASPNTKYDQVNSELDDMVDTSSHICNDLMERQQFDPTCQKIKDSGGSDNCLQGCSLLHLACHVGDPVMLELLLQYGADINYQDFHGRTPLHHCVSARNNSLAKYLIRRSASTSVKDGGGFTALERAMERGAIPDEELFILLADHL, via the exons ATGTCGCTGAAGAAGGGTGCACGTGTAGACATAGTTGCTGAATTAGAAGAG AATCTTCACAATAACAAGTCAGCTTTTGAAAGATGCCGGTTTAATCTA GTTAATGCACTTTCAAATATTGAAGCAAAGAAAAAGTTTGAATTCCTTGAATCAATAAGTGCAGTTATGGATGCCCATATGAGATACTTTAAGCAG GGATATGAATTATTGAGCCAAATGGAACCCTTTATTCACCAG GTTTTGACATATACTCAACATTCAAAAGAAATTGTTAATGTCGAGCAAGATAAGCTTGAAAAGAGAATCCAACAGTTCAGAACTCAAAGTGAACTTGCAAGCCTTAGGCCCTCTAGCAATATGGAAGCCACTACAAGTGGTGATGGCATTCATGTATCTGGTTCCAATTCATACAAAAACATAGAAGACCTAATGCAATCTACTGCCAATGGAAAG GTTCAGATAATTAAACAAGGTTATCTTCTTAAACGGTCTTCAAGCTTGAGGGCAGATTGGAAAAGGCGGTTTTTTGTACTTGATAGCCATGGAACTTTGTACTACTATATAGATAAATGGAATAAACAGCAG GGTGATGATAACCTTTTTCACACTGTTGATCTTCGAACCTCGACCATTAAAATAGATGCAGAGCAAATAGATTTGAGGTTTTGCTTCAGAATAATTTCTCCTGTGAAATCATTCATATTACAG GCTGAAAATGAAGTAGATAGAATGGAATGGGTTGAGAAAATCAAAGGTGTCATTGCATCACTCCTAAATTCTACTTTATCAAAGCAG GGTGTGGACATGGATGGTTCTCGCCTTACTGATGTGAGTGGTGCTGACACCCAAATGCTGGAAGGAAGTTTGAGTACAAAAGTAAATGATAATGTCTCCAAAATTCTCAGGAATATTCCAGGAAATGATGTTTGTGCTGAATGTGGTGCTCTTGAGCCTGAGTGGGCATCTCTAAATCTGGGAATTCTAGTGTGCATAGAATGCTCTGGAGTTCACAGAAAACTTGGAGTACATATTTCAAAG GTGAGGTCCCTGACTCTAGATGTTAAGGTATGGGAGCCAGCTGTTATGGACCTATTTTGTGCCCTTGGCAATGCTTATTGTAATTCCGTGTGGGAAGAATTGCTCCTTTTTCAAGATCAAAG AATTGATGAACATGATGCAGACCTATTGCCAATCAAGAAGCCTACTCCTAAAGATGTCAtttcaagaaaagaaaaatatattcgTTCAAAG TATGAGGACAAATCTTTGATAGTCAGGGAAACAATCGAGTCTGATCTTCCTCCAATTACAGTTCGTGTCTGGGAAGCAGTGAAAACTAATAATGTTCAAGTAGTGTACCGCCTTCTTGTGGCCTCAGATGCCAGTCCTAACACTAAATATGATCAAGTGAACAGTGAGCTTGATGACATGGTGGATACATCGAGTCACATATGTAATGATTTGATGGAGAGGCAACAATTTGATCCTACATGCCAGAAAATCAAGGATTCTGGTGGCTCAGATAATTGTTTGCAAGGTTGCTCATTATTGCATCTAGCATGCCATGTTGGTGATCCTGTCATGTTAGAGCTCCTGTTACAGTATGGTGCTGATATTAATTATCAAGATTTCCATGGGAGGACACCTCTCCATCACTGTGTTTCTGCAAGAAATAATTCTCTTGCTAAATACTTAATTAGGAG GAGTGCAAGCACATCAGTTAAAGATGGTGGTGGCTTCACAGCTCTAGAAAGAGCAATGGAGCGTGGAGCAATTCCTGACGAAGAATTATTTATATTGCTTGCTGATCACTTGTGA